The DNA region TGCCGAAGCCGGACAGATCGAGCCCGTCCGGCGATTGAGGACGAGGCGCGGAGCGCCGACAGCGGGGGTCCCGGGGGCTGCAGCCCCCGGGGCAACCCCGCCCCACGGCGAGGAAGCGCCTACAGCCACCCCTCACGCCGAGCGACGCGAACCGCCTCCATCCGATTGCGGCTCCCCGTCTTGCCGATCGCCGCGGAGAGATAGTTCCGCACCGTCGACTCCGACAGACGCAGCGCCGCCGCGATGTCCGCGACCGTCGCACCGTCGACGGAGGCGTTGAGCACCTCGGCCTCCCGGGCCGTCAGCGGATTGGGCCCGGCCCCGAGCGCGGCCGCGGCGAGCACCGGGTCGACCACGGTCTCCCCGCGCAGCACGGCGCGAATCGCCTCGGCCAACTCCTCCACGGGCCCGTCCTTCACGAGGAACCCCGCGGCGCCCGCGTCCATGGCGCGGCGCAGATAGCCGGGCCTGCCGAAGGTGGTGAGGATCAGGACCCGGCAGTCGGGGACCTCCGTGCGCAGGTCAGCCGCCGCGTCGAGCCCGCTGCGCCCCGGCAGCTCGATGTCGAGCAGGGCCACGTCGGGACGTGCGGTGAGCGCGGTGTGCACGATGTCGTCGCCCGCCGCGACCTGCGCGACGACCTCGATGTCCTCCTCCATCCCGAGCAGCAGGGCCAGTGCGCCGCGCATCA from Streptomyces flavofungini includes:
- a CDS encoding response regulator transcription factor, with product MIRVLLAEDQGMMRGALALLLGMEEDIEVVAQVAAGDDIVHTALTARPDVALLDIELPGRSGLDAAADLRTEVPDCRVLILTTFGRPGYLRRAMDAGAAGFLVKDGPVEELAEAIRAVLRGETVVDPVLAAAALGAGPNPLTAREAEVLNASVDGATVADIAAALRLSESTVRNYLSAAIGKTGSRNRMEAVRVARREGWL